A stretch of DNA from Spirosoma endbachense:
TACACTGTTTTCCGGCCGAAAAGTATTTTTGTTGAGCCGGGTCAGTTTGTCGAAGCGGGCACCCCACTGGGTATTGTTGGGGGTGAAAATTACGATTTTGGACCGCATGTGCGGTTTGCCGTGCATTATAATTACGAAGCTCCTGTGATCAAAAACGGTCAGCCCACCGATCAGAAGCAGTATTGGGCCTATATACCGGTTCGATTCTGGCTCAAGGATGAGCAGAAAGCTGGACGGTTAGAGCCTCGAAAGCCATACCTGTCTGAGCATCCTGAATCTATTATTGAACAGGAAATGAGCAAACGGGAAGTGAAGAAGTGGCAAAAGAGTCACGTAAAATGAGGACGTGCCATCAGAGAGGACGTGCCATCAGAATAGATTCAGCGTTCTGTTGTTATCGATGTGCTAAGACGGCAAAGAGAAAGCGAGATGTGGCCGTTGTCAATCTTGACCCTACAGATGAATCACGTAAGCAAGAAGTAGATCGCCTTTGGCATATTCTGCCCAACCAGGACCCTAAATATGCCGGAAATTATGTTATTCCGATTGCTTTTATTCTTGGCGAAGGTGGCCAAGATCGATTGAAGCCGATTTCCAATCAGGAAGACAAATTCAGCATACAGGGTTCCTATATGTTGCTCAAAGAGGTATCGGTGACAGGCTGGCTCGAATGTGAGCGAAGAGCATTGTCTAACTAAGTGCTCTTGTAAAAATCTTAGAGCAATCTCATGTTACCGCCTTTATAATTTCTGGTTTTTCTCTCATACATAATTCTGAATTGTCGTAACGAGAATACGAAAGAAAAGAGTGGTTAATACTGCATTTTTTGTCGTACCGAATAGCTATTCACGCTTCTAAAACGCCTTGTGCTACGGGAAGCCGTGTCAACTGAAGTCGTGACACATAGTTTACCATTGTTGAATAATTAAACCAAGTTGCTTATCGATTAAAGCAAATTCTTTCGCTCCCCAGGGCCTAAGTGTAATTTTATTTAGATTGGGATGAAGAAACTCAGGATAGGAAGATGTTATCTTTTGGTAAGCCTCTTCGATATCATCGGTTACTAATCTAAATTCAGGATTATGTTCTTGAGCTAACTCCGCGTTTTCAAAAAGATTAATACGTAACCCATTTTTTTCAATCACACAAAATGGATTGCCGGTACCTAATTCATTATGTTCGATAGTAAATTCAAGACAATTGACGAATAATTTTAAAGCGTCGTTAATGTCCGTGTAAAACACATTCGGAACTATTTTAGTAAATTTCATAATTGCTTCTTTTTGTTTTTGTATTTATCAGGACCTGGGTTGACGTGGCTTTTCGATTGACTATATGATGCTCAGGAAAGTTCAATTTAGTTGCCTGATAGCAAGTTAATATTCTTTCTATTACTGTATTATTATGGCTAGTATGAATAAGAATTATTTATGTAAGTTGCTTATTGGCCATTTCTATATAAAACGTAGGATTATTAACTAATTATTCAACATACCTATTCGCGTTTTGCTCGGGACTTAATATGGCTTTGCGCCATTCGATACACCTGTGCAATGAACTTTTCCTGACTTGTCACAGAAAGGTTTGGGTCTAGTTTGGCCTTGGTTTCTTTTATGATTTCTGCCAATGGTTTTCCCTTTCTGTATAAGATCATAACCTGATCGCGAATGAAAGCTAGTACGTTTCGATAGACAAGTAATTCTTTTTTGGAACACAGTGGACCATGTCCGGGAATAAACCGGGTATTATCGTCCGCACGAGCTAATAGCGTATCAACGGCTTCAATCATGCTAAAAATAGTACCTCCTGCGTCTTCATCAATCACGGGTAGGCCGTAGGTGACGAAAATATCACCAGTATGATAGATATCTGCCCGTTTAAAATGGGCTACTGCATCGCCATCGGTGTGGGCATTTTTGAAGTACAACAACTCAATGGTTTCATTGCCTTCATGAAATTCGGCCTTATCGGTAAAGGTTATGGTAGGAAGTGCCTGAGCGGGATAGGGCTGTTGAACTTCGTATACGTGACCACGAATCACTTGTTTAGCCATCATGCGAAGCCGGGTGTTGGCGTGGGCGACAATCGGAATCTTTTCAGCACCAAAAGCAATATTGCCGTTGGTATGGTCGAAATGATAATGGGTATTAATAATTGCCTTGATGGGTTTAGACGTAATGGTCTGTAGGAGTTGCTTAATCCTGTTGGCAAGTACAGACCACTGATTATCGATCAGATATACTCCGTTATCGCCCACAAATACCCCAGTATTACCGGCAATTCCATTGGGCGAGATAATGTAAATATTCTCATGGATTTTGATTAGCTTTTCTGGAATACTGCCCATTGATAAGGCTAATGTATCAATATACTGAGTGTTCTCTTTGGGTTCTCCTGCATCCTTAACCTGCGCTCTTGCTGGCAGCGTAAGAACTAACAGACAGTATAAAGCACGTAAACCTTTCATCTGGTTTGTGTTTTTATAAAATTTGATGAATAGATAAACTGGCCTATTCTTAAGATCGCCGATTCCTACAGTTAAGAGTACGTGAAGATAGTTAAGCAGGTAAGCATGAGGCTATGTGTATTAGTTAGTAATAAAACAGTTACACCTTTATGGCTAAATCAACTACGGTACTGAATGTCAATAAAATAAATCTGCCATGCTAACTATAAACTATTTAGCGAACGGCAATCTTAATCGTATCAGGGCTTTCGCTTCAAGCCGTGACACCGCAATCGCGGACGACGGTGGTTAACCATGACGCTCTAAAATAACCAGGGCCCGCCGTGCAGTGACACACCGCTGACGACCCTGAGCGGGGGATCCTAATTTCATTTAGCTACAAAGCCATGCTGGAAGGTTTGACTAAACAACAAATTGAACAATTTGTTCATGATGGGTTTATCCGCATCGATAACGCATTTTCTGAAGAGAATGCGCAAGAAGTGAGGGACATTCTTTGGCAAAACTTGCCCTGCGATCCTAACAACCCTGGTACCTGGACAAAACCCGTAATACGACTTGGCATGTACGCCCAGGAGCCTTTTGTTCGGGCGGCTAATACGGACGTGCTTCATCGTGCATTTGACCAGTTAGTCGGCTTCGGAAAGTGGATTTCCTGTAAAAGTATGGGTACGTTTCCTGTCCGTTTTCCGTCAAATGATGAGCCAGATGATACGGGCTGGCATGTAGATGCCAGTTTTCCGGGAGCTAATCCTGCCAACTATTTAGAATGGCGTATTAATGTGCGATCAAAAGGTCGTGCTTTACTCATGTTGTTTCTGTTTTCGGATAGTACGAAAGATGATGCCCCACCCGAATCCGTACGGGGTCGCATCTGGATGTCGCCCGATTACTGGCGGAAGCAGGAGAAGCAGGACTTTCTTTTATGGAACTTGCCGGTAAACTGGAGCAATTACCCCAAAGAAATGAAACAATGGCCATTGGGAAAGCAGGCACGGTTTATCTGTGTCATCCTTTTTTGGTTCATGCAGCTCAGCCTCACCGGGGCAAAGAGCCAAGATTTTTAGCCCAGCCGCCCTTATTGCTCCGTAATGAGTTGATGATTACGGGCTCAGAAGTGGGCTACACGCCAGTAGAAGAAGCTATACGTATTGGTCTGGAAAATTAATTGATTCATAAATAGCCAATTGGTGAACTGAAAATCAGTTACTTAGCTTTTGTTGATGTTAGTGAGTAGTAGAGCGTGTATAAGTCAGGTTAATCTAAAAAAGCGTATAAACGGCTTCCACTTAATAAAAGTCTTAACACATTCTTAAGGCCAGTATGTACCTTACATATTGGAAATTCAAGGCCATAAAACCAGGACTTTCGCTCGGAAGCACGGTCCGCCGTTGCGGCCAGCACTAGTTAGTAAGGCTATATTCATAAAATCAGGCTAGTATGAAGCGTCGAAAAACAGTCCGGATAACTTTAGTTGCTGTCCTTTTAACGACCTTATTTGTCTTTAATTCAGCGCGTAGACCAGTTCTGGAACGTAATAATAGTATAGTGCTTTGCGGATCTGGGTCCGATGGTATCGTCAATCCGATGGAAAACGGCAAGTTCATGGTTCCACTACCGGGTTGGGGAAATTATTCCTACAAGATTTCGACGACTACCGATAGTGCGCAGTTCTATTTTGATCAGGGCCTGACGATGTATTACAGCTACCATATGAAGGAAGCTATGGCTTCTTTTAAAGAAGTGTCCCGTCAGGATCCCAATTGTTCAATGGCGTGGTGGGGGCAGGCATTGGCGGGCGGGCCTTATTATAATGCGGCTCATACCTACACCGTTCCGCCAGGCATGCCCGCTATTCTGACACGCATGAACGAACTCGCCGATCGCGCCAGTCCGAAAGAGAAAAGGCTGATTCAGGTGATGAATACCCGCTATTCGTCTGATCCGGCCGATGCCAACCGGAAAGAACTCAATCAGGCTTATGCGTCAGCAACCAAACAGTTAGTAGCCGAATTTGACGATCCGGATATTAAAATGCTCTATGTGGACGCCATCATGTTGATCCATGCCTGGGATTTTTGGACTAGCGATGGTAAGCCTAAGGCCTGGACTCAGGAAGTAGTAGACATTAGTGAAAATGTGCTTAAAAAATACCCGGATCATCCGGCCGCTCTACATTATCATATCCACCTGACCGAGGCATCTAAAAATCCACAGGTGGCCCTGGCCAATGCCGATAAACTAAAAAACCAGCTTCCGGGGGTTGCACATATGGTTCACATGGCGAGTCATGAATACCAGCGGAATGGGCTTTTTGCCGAAGGAGTGATTGTCAATGACAAGGCAGATGTCAATCTGTTAAAGTATGATTCGCTGGCAGCAAATCTTGGCCTGGTGAAACATTCACCGCATTATTTTGCGGTACAAACCTATTGTGCCTTGAGCGGGGGTATGTACGAAACCGGTCTAAGGGATGCCCTCCGGTGTCGCAAATCAGTCTCTCCTGTCGCCGGGAATACCTACGATCAATATCTGTATATGCTGCCATCGCTAACGCTGGTCAGACTAGGTAAATGGAATGAGATTTTAGCGTCGGAGAAGCCAGCCGGAGACTGGGGTTATGCAACCCTTCTCGATCATTTCTCACGGGGAATGGCTCTGGTGGGTACCGGAAAAATCGCTGAAGCCCAGCAAGAGCAGCAACTTCTTGTTGACGGATTAAAAGACCCCATTCTTGAAAAGCGACGTATTCCTTTCAATGCCCCGCTTCCAGTGGCCCAAATTGCTAATCATATTTTGGAAGCCTCCATCCTTTTTGCCGACAAAAAATATGAGCAGGCTGTCGTAAGCCTGAATAAAGCGATCAGCCTGGAAGATCAACTAATCTACACGGAGCCTAGTGACTGGCCTTTACCAGCCCGGCAATTTTTAGGTGCTTACTGGCTTGGCATGAAAAAGGCAAGAGAAGCTGAAGAAGTATACCGCCAGGATCTGGTTCATCATCCCGGTAATGGCTGGTCTTTAGTAGGCCTTCACAAAGCCCTTAGCCTTCAGGGTAAGAGCGCTGAACTGCCGCAGATTGAAGCCAGTTACCGATCAGCCTTTTCGAAAGCTGAGCATATTCCCACTTCTTCGGTTTACTAAGTCGTTTCTACACTTTTTTCTTTATATATCATTGAATATTAGATAATTATATGGTAAAAGTATACGTCTGGTTTTAAGTCAGGCTTTGATCATATTACCTGGGAGAAAGCTGGATAACCACACGTCTGCTGATTGTTTTTACGGCCTCTGAAGCTTCTGCCGATGCCTTTGTATCGGGGCCTTCCCAACTGGCCTTAATCTGGTTAGCAGGGACACCGCGCTCTTTTAAATAATTCTCCACTGCTTTTGCCCGGTACTCCGCTAGAACCAGATTCAATTCGCGTTTTCCTACATTGTCCGTGTAACCAGTCACCGTTGCTACCAGGTTTGGCTGCTTTACCAATCGATGCGCTAGTGAATCCAACGCTACTTTGACCCCCGGCCGTAGTATATGACTGCTTTGATCGAAATAGAGAATATTAATGCTTAAAGCGAGTTCAGTTGCGGTGTATGTGTTGGGTGCGGCCTCATTTAATGTACTTACTTCAGCAGGCTTCATGGCCTTAACCGCCTTAAACGTAGCACCCGGCCTGACGGTCATTTTTTCGCTGAGAAACAAACGATTATCGAGCGTTGATATGGTGGTTATATAGTCATCGGGCGCAATTGGAAACGATCGGCTTATCGGCGATTTATAGGCAATAGTCGCCTGCAAATGACTCGATGGTTTAGTCAGACTGGTTAAGTGATACTTTATCGTCAGGCTATCAGGCATGGAAAAAAATAGAGCCAGTAGAGCGCCTTTGTCGGGAGGTATCGGTGGTGAGCCTATTTTGGCCATAGCTGTTAAATTGCCTATATTAAACCGAGCCTTTGGTGGAATGTCCGTTGTAAAATGAACAGGTATGGTAACCGGTTGATACCCTTTCATCTCAATAGTTAAGTGAGTGGCAGAGGTAGGCAGTAAAACATCAAAATCACCTGATGGCTGGCATTCCGCTAGTTTCGAACGACCTTGCTGAGTCACCGCGACAAGGCTGGCTTTCAAGCCAAGCGCTGTAGCATAATCATGACAACGTCCGAAAACGTGATAGGAAGCCGTTGTCGATTTGGCCTGTGCTTGAGCCTGGGCTACGACGAACAGGCAGGCGATGAAGCCCAGGAAACACCAGAGCGATCTCCATCTGGTTTTGGCACTAACCACAGGCATGAACGTTTTAAACGGCACGATTAGCCGAAGGTCTACATTAGAAACGGTCATACAAGTTTATACTCCAGGAAAATATGGAGAATAATAATCAGTAGCACGAGGTAATTCAAACGCGGGGTCCGCGTTGCACTTGCCAATGAACTACTCAATGATCCGTGAATAAGTTTATACTGTTTCATTTGCCATCCGGAAGCACAACCGCACCAGTGGCCGATAGATTTCCTTAACGAATTGATCAGCGATCAATTCTGTCCTATCCGGGAGGGGTACTACTCAAATTTGCCAGGCTTTTGAAAAATATAACTATTCTGCTTTGGTAAGATTTTATCTAACCAATTCATATTCTGAATTGTCAGGCTGGCAGTCCCATTTTTGAGAGAATCAAACGAAATGCCGGGTTGTCGAATGAGTAATTCACGACTGGCTAATGGCTCGCCCAGACTACTAGCCCTAAAATCGTAGGTCGTGCAAACGCAGATTAGCGTATCCGTTCGAAGCCAATCGTGGTTTTCACCCCATATGCCACAATTGAAATGCCGATAACCAATGGCATCTTTTCGGCCATTCCCATTTTGGTAAACACTCATGAAAAAATGGAGCTGGGGAATAGCGCCATCGATAAATTCAATCCAGCCGGCGAATTCCATGGCTTTCCAGTAGCGTTCGAAAGTGAGATAACCGTCTTTATCAGATGCTATAGCCCAGGCTATCCGATTGAAAATATAGTCATCCGTTTTTCCCCGGGCTTCATACGTACGATTGTAGCTGTACCAATTACCTATGACGCCTTTGGCCAACGTAGAAATATGCGCTCTTTTTCGAATGATGTGCCCTTTGGGAATGGCGGAGGGCTGTTTAGTGAATAATAGCCAACTTAGTATCACCAGCATACCAACCGTTCCGATAGCAATCACTTTCAGCCAACGTACGTGAATCCAGAGACGTTGATTGATTGCCGTCAGGCTTTGAATGGTTCGTGCCGCGTCAGCATCAGCTTTTTCTTTTTCATTTTGTACTGAATTCAGGTCTGACTCATAGACATTTTTATACGCGTTAAAATCGGGATAACCCAGCGTTTTTGCCAGTGCCAGAAAGAACTCTGGATTGGCATTAATATCGGCCTTTTTCTTAATGAGATTATCATAATGATTCCGGTAATTGCTTCCACTGAATCGGTGTCCTGTTTTCAGGGCGACATAGTCCGGCAACCGATTTTTACCGAGGTAGGGGCTAAATTTGGCCCATATTTCCTCCCCTTTGGCATTGCGCATGTTACCCAACACCTGATTCATGGGAGCAGGTGGGTTCTCAGGACCATTGAATTCCAGCTCTAATTCTTCCCGAAAATACTGGCGCAGGACTTCGTTCCACAATTTTTCAAATAGCAGGCGGTCGGTAACCATAAAACAAATTAAATGAATCGCTACGGCCGATAAGAAAGCGCCAAAATAGAGGGACTACACACGTTGTTATCGACAAAAACAGCTGTGTAAGTCTGTGTAAGCATCGCTGCACACAACTAAATAAAGGTGCAACCTTGACTTTACAATCAAAAATAATGGAAATTTCATACCGAAACGGCAGAAGGCCATCCCAGGCTTTGTGGCGATAGCTGCAGCCTTTCAATTACTCAGACCAGTTAAACACGTTCGACAATGAAAACTCTTATAGCCGAATATCAGGCAAAATCAAACAACTCATTATCGTTTGAGTTGACGCAGGGCAATGAATCGATTGGGAAACTTTCCTACAAAAACTGGTTTCAGTTTACTGCTTCAATCGAACTGGCGAACTATTCGACCTATCAGCTTATTCCAAAGGGATTTTGGGGATCAACCATTGAACTTAAATACAACGACACTGTGCTGCTGAAATTCTCCATGAACTGGAATGGAAGTATTGCCCTACAAACCTATTATAATGACATTGAGAAAGAATATATTTTTAGGCACCAAGGTGTTTTTAACGAATCTTTTAGCCTCATAGACCAGGACGAAACTGAACTATTAGTCATGAAGCCACATCTGAAATGGAGCAACCTGAATTATGAATATCAGATCCAAACATCCGATCGTTTTGAGTCTTTTTTAAATAAAGAAATACTACTGCTGACTTCCATACACTGCGCCAACTATTATATGTCAATGATGGCCGGTACTTATTGACCCGTGATTTATTGACCCCGAATAAATTTGAAATGCTTACGTTGCCGCCTGGGAGGAACACCTGTATTATAGAGTTATTCACTCATCAATAATGCTTCAAACCTAAACAGGTCAAACGAGGAATTTAAGCACAATGGTTCAATGCAAAATGACTAGTATGGATAAAGATTTTTGCAATTATTTGACTTCTGCGGATTGTGTTAATGGATGCAACTTTTAAATAATGTATGACAGTTAGTAGGTTTAACTAAATTAATAGTTAGATTTGCCACGCCGTACTAGCTATGAAAATGACTTTATCCAGTATACTTAGGGGTTCAGTGAGCTTGAGTGCAATTCTGGTCTTACTAGTTGTTACTTTTACCAATGATCATTTTAAGTTTCAGTACGTTATATTTACTGAAGTCTTAACGTTAGTTATCGCTTCATTAAGTTTATTTAAAAATATATTTCAGCGAATAGCTAGAGACTCTTTATTGCTATCATTCTTTTTACTTTTTATATTATCGTTATATGTACTTGCAAGATCGCCGATAACGAATGTTCCAAAGCTAATTCGGGATTTGTCTATTTGCTCTCTTATACTTTTATCCTACTCTATAGTAAGCTATTTGTTTGTTTTATTAAAGGAGGATTTTGATCGATCGGAAGGAAAAAAAATAGTTTTTGCATCGACTTTAATTGCGGGAATTTCTGTACTTGTTATGTACTCTTTATATCATCTATTTAAAATACCATTTTGACGCTGATCGTATCAATAAGAATAGC
This window harbors:
- a CDS encoding VOC family protein, which codes for MKFTKIVPNVFYTDINDALKLFVNCLEFTIEHNELGTGNPFCVIEKNGLRINLFENAELAQEHNPEFRLVTDDIEEAYQKITSSYPEFLHPNLNKITLRPWGAKEFALIDKQLGLIIQQW
- a CDS encoding MBL fold metallo-hydrolase → MKGLRALYCLLVLTLPARAQVKDAGEPKENTQYIDTLALSMGSIPEKLIKIHENIYIISPNGIAGNTGVFVGDNGVYLIDNQWSVLANRIKQLLQTITSKPIKAIINTHYHFDHTNGNIAFGAEKIPIVAHANTRLRMMAKQVIRGHVYEVQQPYPAQALPTITFTDKAEFHEGNETIELLYFKNAHTDGDAVAHFKRADIYHTGDIFVTYGLPVIDEDAGGTIFSMIEAVDTLLARADDNTRFIPGHGPLCSKKELLVYRNVLAFIRDQVMILYRKGKPLAEIIKETKAKLDPNLSVTSQEKFIAQVYRMAQSHIKSRAKRE
- a CDS encoding phytanoyl-CoA dioxygenase family protein, which produces MLEGLTKQQIEQFVHDGFIRIDNAFSEENAQEVRDILWQNLPCDPNNPGTWTKPVIRLGMYAQEPFVRAANTDVLHRAFDQLVGFGKWISCKSMGTFPVRFPSNDEPDDTGWHVDASFPGANPANYLEWRINVRSKGRALLMLFLFSDSTKDDAPPESVRGRIWMSPDYWRKQEKQDFLLWNLPVNWSNYPKEMKQWPLGKQARFICVILFWFMQLSLTGAKSQDF
- a CDS encoding tetratricopeptide repeat protein, producing the protein MKRRKTVRITLVAVLLTTLFVFNSARRPVLERNNSIVLCGSGSDGIVNPMENGKFMVPLPGWGNYSYKISTTTDSAQFYFDQGLTMYYSYHMKEAMASFKEVSRQDPNCSMAWWGQALAGGPYYNAAHTYTVPPGMPAILTRMNELADRASPKEKRLIQVMNTRYSSDPADANRKELNQAYASATKQLVAEFDDPDIKMLYVDAIMLIHAWDFWTSDGKPKAWTQEVVDISENVLKKYPDHPAALHYHIHLTEASKNPQVALANADKLKNQLPGVAHMVHMASHEYQRNGLFAEGVIVNDKADVNLLKYDSLAANLGLVKHSPHYFAVQTYCALSGGMYETGLRDALRCRKSVSPVAGNTYDQYLYMLPSLTLVRLGKWNEILASEKPAGDWGYATLLDHFSRGMALVGTGKIAEAQQEQQLLVDGLKDPILEKRRIPFNAPLPVAQIANHILEASILFADKKYEQAVVSLNKAISLEDQLIYTEPSDWPLPARQFLGAYWLGMKKAREAEEVYRQDLVHHPGNGWSLVGLHKALSLQGKSAELPQIEASYRSAFSKAEHIPTSSVY
- a CDS encoding OmpA family protein: MTVSNVDLRLIVPFKTFMPVVSAKTRWRSLWCFLGFIACLFVVAQAQAQAKSTTASYHVFGRCHDYATALGLKASLVAVTQQGRSKLAECQPSGDFDVLLPTSATHLTIEMKGYQPVTIPVHFTTDIPPKARFNIGNLTAMAKIGSPPIPPDKGALLALFFSMPDSLTIKYHLTSLTKPSSHLQATIAYKSPISRSFPIAPDDYITTISTLDNRLFLSEKMTVRPGATFKAVKAMKPAEVSTLNEAAPNTYTATELALSINILYFDQSSHILRPGVKVALDSLAHRLVKQPNLVATVTGYTDNVGKRELNLVLAEYRAKAVENYLKERGVPANQIKASWEGPDTKASAEASEAVKTISRRVVIQLSPR